From the genome of Adhaeribacter pallidiroseus:
TGATAAACGTTTGTATTTACACGTATAACAATTTACCAGGCAGGTTGGTGTCCGGTTTAGTAAAATTACTAGGTAATGATGGAATAAGCACTACTAGTAAATTGTTTTCCAATTAAAACTAATAATAAAGACCATTTCTGCCATAAATTGTTTTAAAGATTGGCAATGGCAAAATAAAAATGTTATTTTATGTTTAACTCCGTATTTACTACTAATACAATGACCACACATGAACCACCATATAATTGGCGAGGTAAGATTTTCCAGCAAGCAGAGGCTTTAGGTATGAAAAGCCAGCAAGTGTTGGATGTAATTTCGTTAACTCGGAGCGCCATTAAAGAAGAATTACAAGCCGAATTAGAAAATGGTCGTTATAAATTGGTTGTTCAGTTTATATTAAACCAATCGGTGCGGCACGGTAAAAATTTATTTTTTGATAAAGTTATTCAGAAAGTAGCTAGTCGTTTAATTTTGCGTTTAGGTTTACCGGGCGGCTTAGCCGTTAGCATTGCTACTTTATTGGTTCCTATGTTAATAAAAGGTGTAAGTAAAAAAGTACTTAAAAATAATACCGTTCAGGAATGGTTAACGCAAATGAGTAATCGCCACCATTTACCGGATTGGGTAAATTTTAAAAATTATTTTAATGATAAAAATGGCGCGGAAGCTGCCTGATGCTTAGAGCAGAATTTACTATAAACAAGAAAGGCGCTGAACTCAGCGCCTTTCTTGTTTATAGTAAATTATTTAAAATTAATGTTTGAATAACATTTCGCGGTATTTTACCAATGGCCAGTCTTCATCATCCACCATTAATTCTAATTTATCTACGCTGTAGCGGATAACATCAAAATAAGCGCGAACCACATCGCAATAGTTAATGGCGCGTTCGCGGACATCATCTATTTTATTGGCTACTTTGCGGGCTTCAATCATTTCGTCCACGTTTCTTTTAATAATGTTCACGTGTTTCGAAATAAATTTGATAGATTCAATGGTTTCTTCAGTGTACTCTCCTTGGTCCAGACCCAGGTCGCGTAAACCTTTAATGTTGTGTATTAATTTATTTTGATAAGCAATGGCAGTAGGAATAACGTGATTGTTCGCTAAGTCGCCTAGTACCCGGGCTTCAATCTGGATTTTCTTAGTGTATTCTTCCAGTAAAATCTCATGACGGGCGTGTAATTCTACTTTCGAGAAAATGCCATTGCGAATAAATAAATCTTCGGAAGTAGAGCTAACCAAGAAATCTAAGGCTTGCGGCGTAGTACGAACGTTGGCTAAACCACGAGCCGCGGCTTCGTCTTCCCACTCTTGCGAATAGCCGTTGCCTTCGAAACGGATCGCTTTAGAAGCTTTGATATATTCGCGAATTATTTCCACGATGGCTACTTCTTTTTTCTTGCCTTTATCAATTAACGCGTCCACTTTTTGCTTAAAGTCAATTAATTGATCAGCTACTATGGCGTTCAGGATGGTCATGGCCGAAGAACTGTTGGCCGAAGAACCAACGGCCCGGAATTCAAATTTATTACCAGTGAAGGCAAATGGTGAGGTACGGTTACGATCGGTGTTATCGAGTAAAATTTCGGGTATCTTATCAATCCCTAGCTTCAAATAAAGGTTATCGCCTTTATCAATAGAAATTTGAGAATTGTTTTCTAATTCATTTAACACGGCATCGAGCTGTGAACCAATAAAGACCGACATAATGGCCGGTGGTGCTTCGTTGGCGCCTAAGCGGTGGTCGTTATTAGCCGAAGCAATGGAAGAGCGTAATAAATTGGCGTGTTTGTAAACCGCCATAATAGTAGAAGCAAAAAAGGCCAAGAACTGGAGGTTTTCTTTTGGTCGTTTACCGGGGCTTAATAAATTAACGCCGGTATCGGTAGAAATAGCCCAGTTGTTGTGTTTGCCGCTACCATTTACCCCTTTAAATGGTTTTTCGTGCAATAAAGCTTTAAAGTTATGCCGCTCGGCTACCTTGCTCATTAAATCCATCAACAATTGGTTATGGTCTACAGCCAAGTTAGCGTCTTCAAAGGTAGGGGCACATTCAAATTGGTTAGGAGCAACCTCGTTATGGCGGGTACGCAACGGAATACCTAATTTTAAAGCTTCCTGTTCAAAATCCACCATAAAGGCGTGTACCCGCGGCGGGATAGAACCAAAATAATGATCCTCTAACTGCTGCCCTTTGGCCGGAGCATGACCAAACAAAGTACGACCCGTCATTACTAAATCCGGACGAGCTTCGTAAAGTGCTTTATCTACTAAAAAGTATTCTTGCTCTATACCTAAGGTAGCCGTTACCCGGGTCACGTCTTTATCAAAATACTGGCATACCTCTACCGCGGCACGGTCGAGGAAAGATAAAGTTTTGAGTAAAGGCGTTTTATAATCCAGGGCTTCGCCGGTATAAGCTACGAAAACCGTAGGAATACAAAGCGTTTTAGCGCCATAAGTTTCCATAATAAATGCCGGGGAAGTAGGATCCCAAGCGGTATAACCCCGCGCTTCGAAGGTATTCCGGATACCCCCGTTCGGGAAAGAAGATGCATCGGGCTCTTGCTGCACTAAAGCCGAACCTTTAAAGTTTTCGATAGCCTGTCCATCGTTATTTAAATCGAAGAAAGAATCGTGTTTCTCGGCAGTAGCTCCCGTTAACGGCTGAAACCAATGGGTGTAGTGAGTAGCTCCTTTGGCCAAAGCCCAGGTTTTCATAGCGGCGGCTACGGCATCGGCTACGGCCCGGTCTACTTTGGTGCCGTGTTTAATGGAAGTTACTAATTTTTTAAAATATTCACCCGACATGGTAGTCCGCATGGCTTCCATGCCAAAAACGTTTTTGCCGAAGAATTCAGAAATTTTTTGGTTGGATAAAGTTACATCTACTGGTTTGCGGTGATCAACCAGTTCAAGCGCTTTAAAACGAAGTACGGCCATAGTTTGATTAAAGGTTTATGATACGGTCAAAGGTAATAATTAATCTTTTTCATCAAAATGCTAAGATTGAAATTTTAAACATTTTTTTTAAAAATGATTAAAATATTATAACACTATCCTTTATTTAGGAGTGTATTTTTTTAAAAATCATTCTTTTTAAAAAGAAAAGGATAATTTAAAAAGCTTTTTTAAAATAGGGTTTAATCCAGCTTTTCTAGCAATTTTAAAATAAATATATCTTTGCTCCGTGAAGCAAGCTTATATCCGACCATTTATTTATTTGTTGTTCTGGCTTTTTGTAAGCTTTATCAGTAAGGTATTGTTTTTAAGTTACCAATACCCGCAAACGGCTACACTGCCCTGGTCCGAAATCGCGAAAGTATTTTTATACGGTTTGCGCATGGATGCTTCTTTTGCGGCTTATCTGTGCATTCTTCCTTTTTTTTGCTTTTTACTGGAGACTTTTGAATTAAGTATTAGGTTAACCCAACTAATTAGTTTTTACACCTATGTTGTAGTTATAATTGTTGCTGGTCTAACCATTGCGGATCTGGAACTATACCGGGCCTGGGGCTTTCGACTGGATGCTACGCCGCTGCAATACCTGAATACGCCCCGCGAGATGTTTGCGTCGGTAGCAGCTACTCCTATTTTTTTGCTACTTGGGTTATATTTATTGCTGGTAGTCGCCTGGTGCACTATTTATACCCGGGTAGTTCAGCCATTCTTGCGGCCCCAAACGCCGGATTTAACATCGCGCAGCAGTAAGATAATAACTGCTTGGTGCTTGCTGGTGCTTATTATTCCCATGCGTGGGGGCTTGCAACACATTCCGATTAACCAGAGCGATGTTTATTTTTCATCGCGTTTATTTGCCAACCACGCGGCCGTGAATTTACCCTGGAATGTGCTCTATACTTTAAATAAACGCAACCTGGCAGCTACTAAAAATCCGTATGAATATTTACCCGCTAAAACGGCTCACCAATTAGTTGATTCTTTATACGCTCTCTCACCGGCAACTGCGACAGCAAGCCCGCAAATTTTAAAAAATACACGACCGAACGTTTTATTTATCATTCTGGAAAGCTACACGGGGAAGTTGGTAGGTTGTTTAGGGGGAGAACCCGGAGTTACGCCAAACATTGACTCCATTGCCCAACAAGGCTTGCTTTTTAAAAATATATACGCGGGTGGCGACCGGAGCGAAAAAGGCTTGGTAGCTTTATTAAGTGGTTACCCGGTACAAACTACTACGTCTATTATTAAATTGCCCCGCAAAACTGAACACTTACCCCATTTAAACAAACTGCTTAAAATTAAAGGGTACACTACCAGTTATTACTACGGCGGGGAATTAGCATTTGCCAATATCAAATCTTACTTGCTGAACGCTGGCTACGATAAACTGGTAAGTAAATTTGATTTTAATTCTTCTAACTACAATTCTAAATGGGGCGTGCACGACCATGTTCTTTTAGAAAAATGGCTATCGGATTTAAAAGAAGAAAAACAGCCATTTTTCTCCACGCTCTTTACGCTCAGCAGCCACGAACCGTACGACATTCCCATCCCGGCCAAGTTTCCGGGCACCGACGAAGCTACACTTTTTAAAAATTCCATGTTTTACACCGATCAAGCAATCGGGCAATTTATTAGAACAGCAAAAAAGCAAGCCTGGTGGTCCAATACTTTAATTATAATGGCCGCCGACCACGGCCACCGCTTTCCCGGCGATGATCCCAATTATAAATCCAGTAAATTCCGGATTCCGTTTTTGCTTAGCGGCGGTGCTTTAAAACAAGCTTACTCCCCAGTAACTATAATTGGGTCGCAAACAGACATTGTTCCTACTATTCTGCATCAGTTGAACCTTCCGGCAGAATCCTTTAAGTGGGGCAAAGATTTATTAAATCCAGCCGCTAAACCATTTGCTTTTTACGTTTTTAACGATGGTTTTGGCTTTGTTACTCCTGATGGGGTGGTTACTTACGATAATATTGCCAAAAAAGTAATTACGCAAGATAAAACCGTAACCACCCAGCAGATAGATACCGGTAAAGCCTACCTGCAGCTTTCTTTTGACGATTATTTACGAAAATAATTTTTAGTCCATAGTCGGTAGTCCATGGTCCATAGTCCACCGTTCGAGGTTGTTAGTTAGAAGGATTATCGATCATCTGATTTTTGTAATTTATTCTTCATCGCATTTACGATTCTGCTTAGTCTCCATTCTAAATTTTTAAAAAAACTTAGAATGGATTATCAGCCGTTGCCTATGAATTATGGACTATAGACCATGGATATGGACTAAAAGCTAAATTTCTGTGGTCCATGGGCTATGGTCTGTTGTCCAAAAAGCGTATCTTTGCGGCGCAATGAAAAAGGTGGCATTTTATACGTTGGGTTGTAAACTGAATTTTTCGGAAACTTCTTCTATTTCCCGGATTTTTCAGGAGCGTGGTTTTGAGAAAGTAAATTTTGAAGACCAGGCCGATATATATGTAATTAATACTTGTTCCGTTACCGACAACGCGGATAAAAAATGCCGCAAAGTAGTAAAGGAAGCTTTAAAGCATTCGCCGGATGCATTTATTACTATTGTGGGTTGCTATGCCCAGTTAAAACCCCAGGAAATTGCGACTATTCCGGGGGTTGATGCCGTATTGGGCGCGGCCGAAAAATTTCAGTTAGTGGATATTCTGGAAGATTTCGTAAAACAAGGCAAACCGCAGGTACATGCCAGCCCAATTAGCGAAGCGAATACTTTTCATCAAGCTTATTCTTACGGCGACCGGACCCGTACTTTTTTAAAAGTGCAGGATGGTTGCGATTATTCTTGCTCTTTCTGTACCATCCCGCTGGCTCGGGGCAAAAGCCGCAGCCAAACGATTGAAGCCGCATTTACTTCGGCAAAAGAAATTGGGCAATCCGGTGTGAAAGAAATTGTGCTTACCGGGGTAAACCTAGGTGATTTCGGTATTATACCGGGGCAAGGCCGCCAGGAAACTTTCTTTCATTTAATTCAACGATTGGATCAAGAGGTAACCAACATTGAACGTTTCCGGATTTCGTCTATTGAGCCTAATTTATTAACTAACGAGATCATCCGGTTTGTAGCCCAATCGCAGCGATTTGTGCCGCATTTCCATATTCCGCTGCAATCTGGTTCCAATAAAATTTTAAAATTAATGCGCCGCCGCTATCAACGCGAATTGTATGCCGACCGCATCAGCACCATCAAAAACCTAATGCCGCATTGTTGTATTGGGGTAGATGTAATTGTGGGCTTTCCGGGCGAAACGGAAGACGATTTCCGGGACACCTTTAACTTTTTAAACGAACTGAATATAAGTTACCTGCACGTTTTCCCGTATTCGGAGCGGCAAAATACCAAAGCTGTAGAAATGAATGGCAGCGTACCTATAGGGGAAAGAAACCGTCGGACTACCATGCTACGCAGTTTGTCGGAAAAGAAAAAACGCTTTTTCTACGAGCAGCATGTAGGTTACGAAACCACCGTATTATTTGAAGCAGATATTACCGAAGGTTTTATGGAAGGATTTACAGATAACTACATCCGGGTACAAGCCAAGTACGATCCTGTTCTGGTGAACGAATTAAAAAAAGTCCGGTTAACTAATTTAAACGCTGCTGGGTTGATGGAAGCAGAGGAAGTACACGCCCAATTTTGGCAGCATTAATTCAATGTTCGTTATTTGAAATTTTGATGCTCGACCTATTAATCGCTATAAATAATTTGTTCGTATAAATTTAGTGCTTAACCACTTCCGGATAATTATTGTAGCTTTTTATTTATAATAGTGTAGAGTATCTAATTAGTCAACAATTGAAATTTCAAATATCGAAATTAAGGTAATGCCGAAACGGGAGCCTGCAAAGAGTTTTGTTGCTTAACGGATTCTTTGTTAAACCAATACCGTAATCCAAAGGACAAGCTAATCAAACTGGGATAACCGGGAACAAAGGTGGTGGAAAAATCCATTTTGTCGGTAAGCTGGTAATTATACTCTAGTTCGCCGGCGTAGGGTATAAACTTATACTGCCAAGCCGAGTGCGGCGTGCCGTCAAAAAAACCAGAATCCTGGTAACCGGGTAGCCGGTACCAGTTACGCCGGTAAATAAAAGTTGGTCCTAAGCCCCCGCTTACGGAATGTTGCTTGTTCTGAAAAATTATTGCCCGTACACCCATGTGGGTAAAACCACCCAGGAGAGCGGCGCAGTCAGTATACAGCGCCTGTATTGCCTTAAAAGAATACTTCTGGGGTTTCCAAAATTTTTCGTAGGATAACATGCCTCCCAGGTTAAATACCAGATAGCCTTTTTTATCAGGGTTTAAAGGCATTAAAGGGGCATTCGGATCACCTTTGGGATGCACACTTAAACCAAAGTATTTGAAATTAAGATTACTCTGCGCCCACCCATAATGGGCATTAACAACAAGTATAAGTCCTAGAATAAAGCTTATTTGCCTAGCCAGCTGGTTACAAGTACTTTTCATTTTAAAAATTTAAGAAGTAGATTTGTTAGTTAGTGGGCAATGCTGGTTTGGTGGGCAACCTAATTGTTCGTTTCGGTAGTAAACGGACCATTTAGGAGCGGCTTATTTTAAAAAAATCACCTACTTTCCGTTTCATACCTATTCTATAACTTTGGTTTTACCGGAAAGTTTTAAAATCATATATCCATCGGCCGATTTATTAAATAAGTAGTTGGTCGTTTTTAGTTGTTCGTTGTTAGATCGTTAATAAATTAATAATCAAGTACTTAAACTCAGGTTTTTATCAACTTAATTTTGTACTGTTACTTAAAAGGAAAATGCAGGAAAATAGTTGTTAGCCGAACATTTAACGAAGATGGATTAACCTAAATACATCGGGTTGAATCAGCATTTAGATGAATTTTACTCACCTTACCCGCGTCTAAGTATACATAATTAGTAATAAAATCAGGTACTTCCTGGGCATAATGTGATACTAAAATAAGAGTAGTATCAGGAGTGCAGTAATTTTCTAAAAGGCGGATGGCTTGCGCGATATATTCCGGACTCAAACCTTGAAATGGTTCGTCCCAGATTAACAATTCCGCATTTTTAAGTACCGACCGAATAAGCAAAACCAGGCGCTGTTCGCCGGCCGACATTTGCAAAAAAGGTTTAACTAATAAATCCGGCCGGTCAAAAAACGCAAAATGATCTTGGATGTGCGTTTCTCGTTCTTTCGTTAATTTTTTGGGTCGGGTGAGCGTATCCGTATAGCCGGTGGCGGCCACTTCGTGGCCGGTTAAAGCTTGCCGGAAATACAAATGCAATTCCGGCGATACAAATCCGATGCGCTTTTTTATATCCCAGATGCTTTCACCGGAACCTTTGCGCTTATCAAATAAGTAAATTTTATTCGCAAAGGCCTGCGGATTATCGGCGTAAATCAAGGAAAGTAAAGTGGTTTTCCCCGAACCATTGGGCCCGATCAAAGCCCACTTCTCCCCTTTTTTAACGATCCAGTTAATAGCTTCCAGAATCACTTTATTTTGATACCGAACCCAGACGTTTTCCATGTGTACGGCCACTTCAAAATCTTTCCCTGTTTTTTCCGGCAAAAGAATAGCCGGTCTGGGAGAGCTGACTGAATTACCTTCTTTAACTCGAGTGTTAGGCAAAAATTTAAAAAAATCTTCCCGCGAGAAGCATTCTTTTATTTTAAACTGATCGAGCCAGAGTACTTGAGTAATACTTTCCGGAATTTCGAGTTGATTGGTCGCCAGAAGTATTTGCGTCCCCTGTTGGGTTAAGCTATCTATAATTTGCTTTAGTTGCGTTCGGGATTTTTCGTCTAAACCGGTGAACGGATTATCCAGTATTAACAATTTAGGTTTTTGCAGTAAAGCCCGCGCAATTTGCAACTTTCGGGTTTGCCCATTGGAGAGTTTAATTAAAACTTCCGGTAATAAATCTTGTAGTTGTAATAGGTTTATTATTTCGTTTATTTCATCGGCAGTACAAGTAGTAGCTGCCTTAGCAAGTACCTCTTGTACGGTGGGTATAGCAATTTCACTTTCCAGGCTTTGGTAACGTTGCTGGTAAAAAGCCCGTTCGTAATTAAAAAAAGAGTTTTGTTGCTGAAAAGTTACCAGCGCCGAATGCGTCCGGAAAGAGGAACGATCCACCCGGTTAAATGTTAAATTTTCGTTATTCCGGATTTCTAATGCATAAGTACCTGATCGTAAAACGAGTTGTCCCGCCAGGGCGGCCAGGAAAGTGGTTTTGCCCGCTCCTACTTCACCGAAAATAGCCCACTGTTCGTTTGGTTTTAATTGCCAGTTCAGGTCAGAAAAAACAACTTGATTTTGGCGGGTAAAAGTAGCGTGGTGTAAGTGAATTGCCAGAGTACCAACCGTTGTTTTTTTTAATTTTTTCATGCTAATGCGTCAACAAAACCTAACCGGAAATAAACGCCAGCTAGCAGAATTACCGGTAGCAGGCGTTTATACTAAAACTTTCCGGTTTAAAGATGCAATAGAAAAAAGAATTAAGCTAAAAGGCTTTAAGGGCAATGGGAAAATTGTTTGTATAATTTAATTGGTAAATTTTTCGTGCTAGAAAAAACCAAGCAGCAAAATTTTCCGGAATAATCACTTTCGTTTATAGAAGTTTAAGTTTACCGTAGTAGCAAGTCCTTTTTCACTTAAAGTAAAAATACCGGAGTTATCGGCGGCAAAGGTTACGGCTTCGCCTTGTGGTTCTATGTTGTAAGGAAGGTTCGTAAAATCTTTTTGCAGAGCTTCCAGTATGGATTCGTTCCCGGAACGTTTGTAATAATACAAGCTGGCGTACGATTTTAACAACATCTCTTGTCCATCTGGCGACACAGCGGCACTGACAATGCCCGTGTATTTTGTACTTCCTACTAAGATGGCTTGGTTTACAGCCGTGTAATTATACGGGTAGGTAATTTGATAGAGCTTGCCCGGGTTATCGCGTTTGGTAATAATATAAATGTTTTTAGTTTGTGGATCTACGATAAAAGCTTCCGCATCGTGCGAACCGTCGGGGTACTGGAACCGAATGGTTTTTACATCTCTAACGGTGTCGGTGGCCAACGTTGGTTCGGCAAATTGGTAAAAAGAATATTCCGGATATTTACTGTCGTTGTCGCCGATATCACCAATAAAAAGATCAGTACCCGAAAGAGCCATATCTTCCCAGTCGCGGTTAACCGTTCCTTTTACAGTTATTTTGGTGATAACCTTACCCGTATGTTCCACGAATTGAATTTGATTGGGACGGCCGCTATCTTCCTGCACCCACAATTTACCCGGATTTACTTTGCTATCGGCTATACCGGAAACTTCTTCAATGATAGGTTTAAGGCTGTTTTCGGTAGGAGTGTTTTCAAAGCCTTCCGTTTTATTTATGGGAGATAAAATGTTTTTATCACAGGCCGGGAAAACCAATAAGCCCAAAATTAAAAAAGAGAGAGAACTAAATTTCACCATAAAAGAGGCTTTGTTACTATATGAAACAATCAAATTAAAAATTATTTAAAATTGAGTGACTTAAAGTCTGTTTCCCTAAGATTAATAATCAAGTTGGCCCCTCTTACAGTTTGCTACATTTTGCCAGAAGAGTCTACTTACAAATATATCTAATATTTTATATATTTATATTAGATCCTAATTATAACCTTATATTCCGTGGCTTTTTGATTTGTTTATCTATATTTAACCAATTACAACTAAAACATTTTCTTCCATGAAGTCAGATTATACTATTATTTTTAAAAATACAATAGCTTTTAAGCACCTATTACACCATTACACCAGTAACGAATAATAACTAACCAACGATAACTTCATAACTTCTAATTTAAGCCTCTATAATAATCGCCTATGACTTTTTCTGAACTACAACCTGCCCTAACGTACAATAAGGCCTACCAGACCCGGGTTGCCTATTTTTCGATGGAATTTGCTATTCATCAACCATTAAAAATATATTCCGGTGGTTTGGGTTTTTTAGCGGGTTCGCACATGCGCAGCGCCCATGAACTCCAGCAAAACTTAATTGGCATTGGCATTCTTTGGAAATTTGGCTATTACGACCAGATCCGGAAAGCCGACCAATCGATGAATGTTCTTTTTCAGGAAAAGCTGTATTATTTCGTAAAAGATACCGGGTTGCGGTTTCAAATAGATATTAACAATTCGCCGGTTACCGTGGCGGCGTATTACCTAGCTCCGGAAGTTTTTGATACGGTACCTATGTTTTTCTTATCCACGGATTTACCCGAAAATGATTATTTGGCGCGTACTACTTCGTATTACCTCTATAACGCCGACACGGCCGGTAAAGTAGGGGCCAGTATATTATTGGGAGTAGGCGGAGCCAAACTTTTGGATTTGCTGGAATACAACCCCGATATTTATCATTTTAACGAAGCCCATCCGCTACCGGCGGCTTTTTATTTGTACAGTAAATTTAAAAATTTAGCGGAAGTTCAGAAACGGGTCGTATTTACCACCCACACTCCCGAAGAAGCGGGCAACGAAAAAACAGATATTAACCTGTTGAATAAAATGAGTTATTTCTGTGGCACGCCGCTAGAAGAAGTACGGCAGATTACGGGCGAGTGGGGCGAAATCTTTAATCATACGTTAGTAGCCCTCCGGATGGCGAAAATAGCGAACGGCGTATCCAAAATGCACGGCGAAGTGGCCCGCCAAATGTGGAACGCTTACCCGGACATTTGTCCGATTTTGCACGTAACCAACGCGCAAAATTATAATTATTGGGCCGATTCCCGTTTATACCAAGCCTTAAAAGCCAACGACGATGAAGCTTTGCTCAAACGAAAAAGACGCTTAAAAAAGCATTTGTTCGAAGAAGTAGCCAACCAGGTAGGCGATATTTACAAAGAAAAAGTATTAACCATTGTTTGGGCCCGCCGGTTTGCCGGTTACAAACGCGCCGATTTGCTTTTGCGCGATGTAGCCCGTTTTGAAAGATTGGTTACCAATACGCAATATCCGGTGCAAATTATATGGGCCGGTAAACCTTACCCGATGGACTATGGCGCCATTGGCACGTTCGACCGGTTGGTACAAGAATCTAAAAAGTTTCCGAACTGCGCCGTAATGGTGGGCCACGAACTCAAATTATCAAAGCTACTAAAAGGCGGAGCCGATGTCTGGTTAAACAATCCGCGTATCCGGAAAGAAGCTTCGGGTACCAGCGGCATGACCGCCGCCATGAACGGCGCTTTAAACTTCTCCATTCAGGACGGCTGGATTCCGGAATTTGCCCGCCACGAACATAATTGTTTTGTGGCCCCGGTAGCCGAAGGCAACCTGACGGAGTTTGAAATGGATGAGTTTGACCACAGCAACATGATGGACCTGTTGGAAAATGTAATATTACCCATGTACTACGATCAACCGGAAAAGTGGCTCCAAATGGTTAAAAACAGTATGACCGAAATTATTCCGGTATTTGAATCCGGTAGAATGGCCGATGAATACTACCAAAAAATCTACAATGCTTAAAACACGCTAATCCGAAAATTTAAAAATTTAAAAAACCAGGCATAAACAACCTGGTTTTTTTTAAATTTTATTGTTTCTGCACCTCGCAATTAATCGTTCTCGCAAAAAACTAACTTGTTTTGGGTTGAAATAAGGTCCGGTAGTCGCTAATAAAATGGAGCCAAGGAACGTGGCTCCTGGCCGGTAATTTGTTGCACGTTGTTACTAATTTGGGGTGGCTTCTGAAAACGCGGCAGAAAGTGTAACAGCATCATAATAAAAATATACGCAATAGCTAAGCCTTCCTTTTTCTTCCGGAAGTAAAAAGACCATAAAGCAGGAGAATGATAAGTAATTTTCCGGTTTAATACTTCGGAAAAAACTTGCGCAATCTGGTTAAAAGTAACGTTTTCGGGGGTGGTTAATTCATAAGCCCGGTTGGCGTGCGGCGCATTGTTTTGTAATATTTTGGCCGATACCGCACCAATACCCCGGACATCGATTAAATTAAATAAGCCATTATCCGCA
Proteins encoded in this window:
- the glgP gene encoding alpha-glucan family phosphorylase — translated: MTFSELQPALTYNKAYQTRVAYFSMEFAIHQPLKIYSGGLGFLAGSHMRSAHELQQNLIGIGILWKFGYYDQIRKADQSMNVLFQEKLYYFVKDTGLRFQIDINNSPVTVAAYYLAPEVFDTVPMFFLSTDLPENDYLARTTSYYLYNADTAGKVGASILLGVGGAKLLDLLEYNPDIYHFNEAHPLPAAFYLYSKFKNLAEVQKRVVFTTHTPEEAGNEKTDINLLNKMSYFCGTPLEEVRQITGEWGEIFNHTLVALRMAKIANGVSKMHGEVARQMWNAYPDICPILHVTNAQNYNYWADSRLYQALKANDDEALLKRKRRLKKHLFEEVANQVGDIYKEKVLTIVWARRFAGYKRADLLLRDVARFERLVTNTQYPVQIIWAGKPYPMDYGAIGTFDRLVQESKKFPNCAVMVGHELKLSKLLKGGADVWLNNPRIRKEASGTSGMTAAMNGALNFSIQDGWIPEFARHEHNCFVAPVAEGNLTEFEMDEFDHSNMMDLLENVILPMYYDQPEKWLQMVKNSMTEIIPVFESGRMADEYYQKIYNA